From the Chiroxiphia lanceolata isolate bChiLan1 chromosome Z, bChiLan1.pri, whole genome shotgun sequence genome, one window contains:
- the GNG10 gene encoding guanine nucleotide-binding protein G(I)/G(S)/G(O) subunit gamma-10, which yields MSSGGSLSTMQRLVEQLKLEAAVERIKVSQAAAELQQYCMQNACKDALLVGVPAGSNPFREPRSCALL from the exons ATGTCGTCGGGCGGCAGCCTGAGCACCATGCAGCGGCTGGTGGAGCAGCTGAAGCTGGAGGCGGCCGTGGAGAGGATCAAG gtCTCTCAGGCAGCTGCAGAACTCCAGCAGTACTGTATGCAAAATGCCTGCAAAGATGCCTTGCTCGTTGGGGTTCCTGCGGGGAGCAATCCCTTCCGAGAACCCCGATCCTGTGCTCTACTCTGA